ttgaaacttttttttaaagtatattacaaaaagttgtaatataaattacgtgttgttgaacatttttgccaGTTATAGATCTAAAGCTTAAGCGATGCCCTGGATTTATTAGAAGATGTTATGCTAATTTAGTAGAATTTTGGTTATTGAACGCTATAGTAGATCCTTAGGAAAATACTACAGTAGAAACTTTGGAACCTAAGTTCCATCCGAATGACGGACGGATTGTATTGACTTAAGACCAAAATTAATGATGAACTCAAGTTCAAAAACTATTGGGAGTCACACCACCGTGTAAAAGATGTGACGAGGAGCTTAGGCTCATGTCAGAGAAAGCTCAAATCAAAATACTTACGTGGTAACCCTTACCACAAACACCAGTGTACAGTAAAAAGAAGAGGGATTTTCTTATTAACTTACATTTATTCAGATGAGGTGAGATGAGATAAGGGGTGCTTACAGCGAGTAGTAGTCAGAAAAGAAGAGGCTATGCAATAATGTTTTTTGCCAAGTCACATCGGCTCAAAACGGaatggaaaaaaatgtgttgcCACTTATTGATACAAATACTGGTTTGgatttcatttacaatttacaattcATGGTTGTATTCAAATTAATAGAATAATTCActaattcaattaattcaagTTGAAGCTTAGAAATAAGTGGAGATATAATTCATTATAATTCAAtcttaagaatttatttctacaaaataaaaaagtgaaaaactACACTAAACAGTTATTCTTAGATCTATTTTAAAACAGACTTTCAAAGTCACTTAATgtgtaaaaaagtttaaaagacTTTCCACCATGTTCcgaaattcggaatcgcaaatttTTCCTTTGACCATAATTTCTTAACtctgaaaattataaacttaaatcttggtaatatagttctctttaatgagaatttcgaattaaaattgttttggaGTCCGAGAGTAACTCTTTTTTTCGCTATAAGAAcaataaattcttgcgatttgcgattccgaatatcggaacatggggttTAGTTCTTTTAgtcttttgtcatatttttgattgttttttaaaaatgtaaaaaacgaCGGTGCAGAAACACCAtgacattaaacaaatattgaaaCTAATTACAAATCTCAATAAAATACATATCACAGAAGTTTTTCCCTATGGCTACACTCAAAGAATAGTTTTCTTTGctaaggaacgaaattttagacaacccaAGTTTTCATTTAGCTCTAAAAATCTTCTTTTAAATCAAAGAAACATGATTAGAGACATCCATTGTAACTCTTGTTTGTTTACTCCTAAAGAAAATACTTCAAAAGGAAGgtgaattttatttgactaaaatttcgttgCGGAGGAAAGTAGTTTTTCTTTTGGTGTACGATCGCAGAAGTCCGAACTTAACTTTTGTTTAGGGTATCATAGAGTCGGCTTCATCCGACTTTATCTCTTTTCATTTGGTTTCAAAAGCACaggaatttatttttcaaggtcGTCACtcattcattaaaacgaaatatttcaaatggaaaataatttatgaGTTTGTTTTGTCACTCACAAAAGTGAATGGGTTAAAAGGTGTATATTCGAAATAGgctgattataaattttgtattgcaaaaaaatatttgtttccaaTTGATCTAATTGCTACAATTAAAATGATCATCAAATACTGTAACGAGACAAAAGTTCAATGTCAAAgacatttttgtgttattttagaAAAGTGATACCACCACTATATCATCATAGCGGTCAATGCACAATGGTACTCTGAAAATACGATTCAGAATTGACATTAACCTTGCCCATATAGAAACAGAGAAAATGCGattgttaaagtaaaattttttggatGTGTCAAAGCATTAAAACGAATTGAAAACTTTCAAATTAGTCAGACCTACAAAAATCCCCGTTGACTTGcggtttagaaaaaaaatataaatatgaaaaaaaattaaacaattcaCAGGctacgatttttgtttttgaagaaTTCCCTCTTATTCATTCTTTAGTGATTCGGCTAGAATCATTGGTCACATAACGTCAGGTTAATTGCCGAagaacatacacgcaaaaaataattctttcctcccaaacgaaattttagacaaacaaagttcgtttctcatttactttttgctttaaggaagtttatttggaagaaaagtatatacttattatgataaacgtttattcttttccaggatgtaaaaacaatttcataagggctaactcaaaaaaacaatcttttctggctaattgcattttccctcacatctttctcacttccacgaggttttttagttcttagcacctttctctgttatacaaacaatgtaaaataaattattcaattttatatatatatttttttttaaattttacctttcgcctggacggagaatcgaaccgcggaccatgaaatttgtaagccaacacactatccactgagctatgtagttaTTGttatcatcaatagacaattatccgattaaacaaactttatttaacagaaacatacatttagttgggcaccgtggagcagtggttgctacgtccgccttgcatgccaagggtcgtgggttcgtggGTTTTTTACCATGAACAGTAAAatgtggactgtgttgttggttcaaaaatatgttttttattgaaaaaataaaaattttttaaaaaattaatttttttggtgataaaagtttcaaattttcgaagcaattcaaaaaactctaacaaaaaagtttaccgtacacgttttttttctttgcgtgtagtattTGCCACATCGATCATTAGGCATTGATGAATGACTGTAGTATGGACCATTGATCAAATCGCAATTTATATGCCAAACAATGATCCATGACGACGTCgttttttcgtttcgttttgtttttaataccaATGTCTAACTCaataaaaattcctcaaaagACGTACGAACAGCatcgaaaatattcgttaaatttagatttgaagattttttcatttgaaaactaCAAAACCACAAATCGCTGTCTCTATGAGTATTTTGGGTCCTTGCATGCGTTGCATGATCGAGAGAAATTTGCGATATTTCTCTGAAGCAAAAGTGTGCCAAactattgtttttgtttatatttatttcaaagTAATTGTGTGACCCTGGTACTTGTAAAacaaacaataataaatataaaaccaaaacaaaatttaagacacagagaacattaaaaaaaacctaaaaaacttaaaaataacaagtatatacagcactaagttcggccggtccgaatcttaaatacccgccaccatgaaccaaatattaggttttcctttgaaatttcaggagggcttgaggacttgaggacacttcccgaagataaatttaaagatttc
This is a stretch of genomic DNA from Haematobia irritans isolate KBUSLIRL chromosome 4, ASM5000362v1, whole genome shotgun sequence. It encodes these proteins:
- the LOC142236224 gene encoding uncharacterized protein LOC142236224 isoform X1, with the protein product MVHTTVIHQCLMIDVANTTRKEKKRVRPHFTVHGKKPTNPRPLACKADVATTAPRCPTKLDSVLAYKFHGPRFDSPSRRKRKVLRTKKPRGSEKDVRENAISQKRLFF
- the LOC142236224 gene encoding uncharacterized protein LOC142236224 isoform X2; translated protein: MVHTTVIHQCLMIDVANTTRKEKKRVRPHFTVHGKKPTNPRPLACKADVATTAPRCPTKSQWIVCWLTNFMVRGSILRPGERERC